The genomic window GTGTAAACGGAAAGAAAGTAGATATAGACCCTAAAACTTTTGAAATTAGAAACGGAGAACTGTTACTGTTTTACAATGCCTGGGGAACAAATACTTTAAAAAAGTGGAAAAAAGAAGGGGGTGATGACCTTTATTTAAAGGCAGAAGCCAACTGGAATAAAATGATAGCAAATGAATAAGAAAGATTAATTTTTAAGTTTTTTTCAATAATTGGTTAGTTAGTTGAAAAGGCCTGTCTTAATATACTTAGACAGGCCTTTTCTTATGTATTTTTAAAAAGTAATTAGCGGGTAATTTCTATTACGTCAAATTTCATAGTTCCGTTGGGCACCTGTATTTCGGCAACTTCGCCTTTACTTTTACCTAGTAAGCCTTTACCAATAGGAGAATCCACTGAAATTTTACCGGTTTTTAAGTCTGCTTCGCTTTGAGCCACTAGTTTGTAGGTCATTTCCGTTCCGTTTGTTTGGTTTTTAATCTTAACCGTAGAATGGATTAGCACTTTTGAAGTATCTAGTTGCGATTCATCTATTAGCCGGGCCCCGGATAAGGTTTCTTCTAATTTAGAAATACGCATTTCTAATAATCCCTGTGCTTCTTTTGCAGCGTCATACTCCGCATTCTCACTAAGATCTCCCTTATCTCTTGCTTCGGCAATGGCTTGTGAAGCTTTGGGACGTTCCACGTCTTTAAGATGATTTACTTCATCCCTTAATTTTTTTAATCCTTCTGCAGTATAATACGATACTTTACTCATCTTTTATACGTTTATTAATATAAAAATCCCATCAAAGTGGGACTACATTTAAGTTTGACCTATGTCCATATCAATTACTCATTAATATATATATCTTTACAATAAAATAGATAGAAATTAAATATTACCATTGGGGTGATAGTGGTAATTACAGACATATTCTTAGAATCAAATATACAAAAATGTATCAAAGTCTTTTTAACTTTTTCAGAAATTATCGTATCCATTTCACATTGGGAGCAGCTCTTTTATTTACTGTTGTAGGTATGGTTTCTTGCGCTGATGATGACCGGGTAGAAAATCCTTTTCTTTCTGATGTCCAGGTGAATTTTACCGCAAACCTGAACCTCCCTCAGTTTAGCCAATTAAAATTTGATAATAATACGGTAGAAGTAAGTACCGATGGTATCGGTATCCGCGGATTGATTATTCATAGGGTTACTGAAAATTTATTTTTAGCTTATGAACGAAGCGATCCGAATCATTCACCTAATGAATGTTCGGCATTGATGATCGAAGGAAATGAAGTTACCTGTCCGTGTGACAGCGATGATAATCGTTACAATCTAATTACCGGCCAACCGGTAAGCGGCGGAGGTCAATACGGATTAAAGCCCTATCGAATAGAAAAAACAGGTAATACGTTAGTTATTTCAAACTAATATAGTACCTGCTTGATTATTACTTACACGCTTATCATTCAGAAAATAGTATATTTCTACTAAAGGTTTAGGTCATTATAGTTTTAGAAACCAGGTTTGTTCGTCAAAAAAATCTGAAGTAGCCATGATGTCATGATTACGTATTTAAAGATTAAGATTTGATATTCAAATTTAAATCTACACAAATAAGCATTTTTATCTTTCTAAAACCTAAGTGTTGCCCCTACCAGAAAATTAATCCCTGCCTGCGGATAAAATCCAGCTCTTTCTTGTGTTACAACAGTACCGGGATTTGAAAAGTCATCATCAAATGTAAAGAAAAACCCGTTTGATATATAGTCCACATCAAAGATATTATTGATAAGTCCGGTTAGTACTATAGATTCAAAAACAGGTATGTTTTTTATTTCTGCAATAATATTAAGATCATTTGTAAAAAAACTATCTAATTTAGACACATCGCTATCAATATTACCCATGTATTGCTCTCCTACTATTTTACTAAACAAACCCAACTGAAGGAAAGAAAAGGGTTGATAAATAAGCGCATTTCCGGCAACCAAATTAGGGGAATAAGATATATTCGTTTCTCCCAGATCGCGTAGTTCTCCATCTATACTTGCCACAAAATTTTGATTTTTATTTTGGCTTACAGAAACGTTAGGACGTAATGTTACTTTATCAAAAAGTTGCAGGTTAGCTTCAATTTCTAAACCTAGACGATAACTATCCCCTACTGAAGATCGTATGGGAGCTCCTACATCATCTAAAGCACCAGTCAATACTAGTTGATCTTTATAAAACATACCATATAAATTGGCATTGACAGAGTTTTCCTTTTGCTGAAAGCGCCATCCTAATTCTACATCAGATAAGCGTTCAGCTTTACTAATTCCATTTTCAAAATCGCTTCTCCGAGGTTCTCTATGAGCTACCGCAAAAGAAGTATATAATTGATGTTGATTACTTACTTTATAGGTCAAACCAACTTTAGGGTTAAAAAAATCATAGTTTTCATCAACAGTCAAAGGCACTAAATCAGAAGTTTCTCCGGAAGTTTCATAATTGATAAACCGACCCTGCAAGTCTAAAAAGCCTATCCAGGTATTATTAAGTGTATAGCTTACTTTAGCAAACGTGGTAAACTCCTTTTTTGTTCCATTTCCAAAATAATAACGGTCTCTGATCTCAGACCCTCCTGCATTTTGCGCCCAGATTACTTCGCCAAAATGATCTCCATCGTATAAACTATAGAAAGCACCAAAATTCACATCCAGGTTTCTTGCATTATAATTTGCAGTAGCATTTACTACATAGAAATCATTGTCAAGCCATCGTCTACGTATTAAATCTGTAGTATTAATGATCTCATTGCCAAGCTCTATTGGAGTAAAACCGTAGTCTTCGAAAGATTCATCCTCTCTGTATTGTTCAAAAAAACCTCTTCCATAAGTATAATTGAGACTAAGGTTTGTGGACCAATAAGTGCTTATTTGTTCATTCCAATGCAATTGGTAATGATCTTGTTTGTAATTGTCAACCTCGTTATCATAAAACTGATTTTCTCCATTCTCATCAGTATATTGACCGGCAGGATTAAAGGTTCTATTAGAATTTAACCTTTCTTCATCAATCCCAAACCAGGATTGATAGGTAATCTCATGTCCACCAAAAGCGATAGCCTTAATTAACGTATGATCATCTACGTATGATCCCTGTAAAAAATAAGATTTTAAATCAGACGAAGCTCGATCAATATAACCATCAGAAGCAATTGCTGATAACCTACCGGCAATTTCTACATGATCATTTAGGAGACCAGTACTGAATTTTACATTGTGACGCCGGGTATTAAATGATCCAAAAGAATTACTAATTTCACCGTAGGCTTTATTTGAAAAGGCATCCGTTAATAAATTTAAACTAGCTCCAAAAGCTCCGGAGCCATTTGTAGAAGTCCCTACCCCGCGTTGCAATTGTAAATTTTCAATAGATGAAGCAAAATCCGGTAAATTTACCCAAAATGTCCCTTGACTTTCTGCATCATTGAAAGGAATACCATTTAAGGTCACATTTACCCGGGAGGCATCACTACCACGAACTCTTATGTAAGTGTATCCTACTCCCGCACCTGCGTCAGATGCCGTAACTACTCCTGGTAAATAATTTAATAAAATAGGAATATCTTGCCCAAGATTACGTTCGGCTAGCTCTTCTTTAGATACATTGGAATGTGTAATAGGTGCATCCGCTGATACTCGAACGGATTTTACCAAAACCTCATCCAGTTTTTCCGCTTCTTTAGGAATGGAATCTTGGGATTGTTCTTGTGCCCTTACGGATGTTAAGGTTAAAAAAACTCCTACGGTAATTAATACATATTTCATTCGTACTTACTTTACGAATAAAAGGGGTAGTTATTCTTTTTATTTATGTTAAATAGATTTTGTTGTCACAAAAAACGAGGGTCATTACACCTTATCGCCCATGCGCCAGCTTGCCTGTCGTAAAATGATACATTGTATCTTTTTACTCCATCGTCCCTTGGCAGCATTACCCGCCCAGGTTCATTGGGTATGATCTCAGCCTTACTAATTCTGAATTCAGAATTCTGAATTTAGAATTAGAAAAGCACCCCTTTGAGATTTGCGTGCAAAAGTACTACCTTTTGTTTTAATATTGTAACTTTATTCTTTACATTTTTTAAAACCAGGAGTTCGGCAAACAATGCTTTTCCTGTTTTAGAGTTATCACTTTATGGAAAACACAAAAAGATCAGTTACTTATAAAATCATCGCGGGATATAGCCTGGCTACTATCCTGGCTTTTATTGCTTTTTGGGTCATTTATAACCAAATTACGGACTATGCTGAAATTAACAATGTAAGCGATGATAATAGTAAAAAATTGATTTTAGTAGGAGAAGCCACTACCAGTTTATATGAAGCCGAAAGTCTTACCCGAAACATTATTCAGACCTCTGATATTGAACGTTTTGAAAACTATCGAAATAAAGTAAATTCTATTATTAGTACTATTGATCGGATTTCGGAGCTTTCTTTTGATACGCTTCAAATTAAAAAAATGGACAGTATTAAATTATTGATTGATAACAAAAATCAAAACTTTGCCTCACTAATAGATATTTACCGCGAACGAAAAAACCGGGATTTACAGCAAAATGTGATTGACCAACTTAAAAAAACAAGTGAAGAATATGGTAACTACCGCGACCTGGATAAACGTTTTAATAAATATACAAGAGATAAAAAACGAGCTTTAAAACGGATTCTTGAATTATCTAAAGAAGACAATGCAAAAAGATTGACCAATCAAACTTTGGATTCTGTTGCCAATCGTTTTTATAAAGCTTTAGCTCAAATTGAAGCTAAAGAACGGCAATACGAAAATAAAATAGAAGCTAAAGAGGACGAACTTTTAAAGAATGATCAGATCATTACCAAACAATTAAGAGATTTAATGACAGGTATTGAACTAAACGTCCGTAAAGAGTATAATGAACGCCTGTCAAAATCCCGGAAAATCCTAAATCGTACTTCTAACTTTTTTGTCATTTTCATCGCAATAAGTTTAGTTATTGCCTTGATATTTTTAATTCTAATAACCACGGATGTATCTAAATCACAGAAATTCAGGAATGAACTGGAAGCTGAAAAAAACTATACGGAGAAGCTTTTAAAGACCAGAGAATCTTTAATAAATACGGTAACGCATGATCTGCGGTCTCCACTTAATACGGTGATAGGATACTCGGACTTATTGGAAAAAACCGGTTTAACCACTAAGCAAACGCATTACCTTAACCATTTAAAACGATCATCAGATTATATGCTTCATCTGGTTAATGATTTATTGGATTTATCCAAATTAGAAGCAGGTAGGATGAATATCGAACAACTTCCATTTTTGCCTAAAAAATTGATTGATGATACAGTTAGTGCTAACATTCCGGCGGAAGATAAAAAGCATTTGAGAATTACGCTTGATATCAAAGAAGAACTGGATAGATCTTATCAAAGTGACCCTTTCCGGATTAAACAAGTACTTACAAACTTAATTAATAACGCCTATAAATTTACAGAAACTGGGACCATCCGTATTTTAGGATATTTAGAAGAAAAGGAATTAGGAAGACAACATCTGGTAATTGTAGTGCAGGACACCGGTATTGGGATTACCGAAAAGCAACAACAACACATATTCCAGGAGTTTGCACAGGGAGACAATTCAACCGAAAAGAAATTTGGTGGTTTTGGACTAGGTTTAGCCATAACCAAAAAAATTATTGATTTGTTAGGAGGCTCTATTATTTTACAAAGTACTCCCGGTGATGGAAGTACCTTTACCGTTAGCATTCCGGTGATTCCTTCTCTGGAAAACATTCCTGTGACCGAAGCAGTAACTGTAGAAGAGGAAGCCTTTCAATTTAATAATCAAAAAGTATTACTTATTGATGATGACCCCGCCCAGTTAAGTCTTACTCAAGAAGTCATTACCCTGGCCGGATTACAATATGACAGTTGTATAAACGGTAAAGAAGCGGTTCAATTGATACAAGAAAAGTCGTATGATCTAATTTTAACAGATATTCAAATGCCAATAATGGACGGGTTTGAATTTTTAGCTTTTATAAAACAATATTATACAAAAGATCAAATGCCTCCTATAATTGCTTTATCAGGAAGAACCGATATTGATAGAGAAGATTATATAAAAGAAGGATTTACCAATAGTTTACGGAAACCTTATGCCCCAGCAGATTTATTAGAAGCTATTGCTACTATTTTACCAATTCGGAAGCCAAATATTACAAATGATCCTGTAAATCTTGGTACTTCTAATGAACTGTTTTCTTTAGAAGATATAGAAATTTTTGCCCAGGGAGATAAAGAATCATTTTATGCTATTCTGGATACTTTTGTAGAAGGAACTACGGATAATTTAGCAGAATTTTCCGAAGCTATTCAAAATCAAGATAAAAAGAAAATAAAGTCTTTAGCTCATAAAATGTTACCTATGTTTCGTCAAATTAAAGCCTTTACTATCATCCCAAAATTAGAAACTTTAGAAGATCCAAACCGTTCTATTTCGGATAAAGAAATAAGCCTTTTACCAACCGAATTAATAAAACCTATTGAAGCTTTAATATCCGAATTAAAAGTAATATAAGAAAACAGTATGAGATAGTTCGCAAAGTAAATGCGGTTTGGCTTGCATATAAATTATAAGCTGATATCGTATTGTTTTAATTTGTTATATAAAGTCTTCCGATCAATAGAAAGCATCCGCGCCGCTTTTGCTTTATTTCCATTCGCTTTTTCCAATGCTTCCAGGATCAACTCCTGTTCATTATGATTTTTAAAAAGTCCGTAGGTTTGATTACTTTTAGTTGAAGCATAAGCAATATCCTGAGGAAGTACAGTTAGCGAAATCAATTCATTTTGAGAAAGTAATACGGATCTCTTTACAATATTCTTTAATTCCCGAAGATTCCCGGGCCATTCGTACTTTTTAAAAGCTTCTAAAACTTCATCGGCAAAACCCACTATATTTTTATCCAGTTCTTCGTTAGCATTTTCCAGAAAATGATTGGCAAACAACATTAAATCTTCTGTCCGTTCCCGTAAAGGAGGTACTTTTATCGAAAATTCATTCAGACGATGGTATAAATCTTCTCGAAACTCCCCTTCTTTTACCGCTGCCGATAAATCTTCATTAGTGGCCGCAATTACCCGAATATCCACTTCAATCTCCTTATTACTCCCTACCGGCTTAATCTTTCGTTCTTGCAATGCCCGTAGCAACTGTACTTGAAGTTCATAACTTAAATTACCAATTTCATCCAGAAACAAAGTTCCGCCATTTGCGGCTTCAAAGTGTCCTACTTTATCATTAACCGCACCCGTAAAAGAACCTTTTACATGACCAAAAAATTCGCTGGAAGCAATCTCTTTAGGAATTGCGCCACAATCTACGGGTACAAAAGGTTGATTTTCTCTTTTACTCCGTTTATGGATATTACTGGCTACATATTCTTTTCCTGTTCCGCTATCTCCAATAATTAAAACAGACATTTTGGTAGGAGCCACCAGGTCAATATATTCATTTAGTTTTTTTGAAGCATCACTAATCCCTTTTACAAAAGAAGAAGAAACAGTCGTTGTGACTGTAGTAGATTTCTTTTTAGAAGAAGATAGAGTTCCTTTTTTATTGGGAATAGATGGTTCTGTCGTAGCAGAGGTCGTATTTATAAGTGGAACCGCCAGCGCTTTTTGTATCGTATCAAGAATTGTATCCGGGTTAAAAGGTTTTGCTATATAATCAAAAGCACCTTGCTTGATAGCATTAACCGCCATGTTAATCTCGGCATATCCGGTCATGACAATCACCTGAGTATTTTTATCCTTTTTATGAATATCCTCTAATAAAGCAATTCCATCTTTATCCGGCAAACGCACATCGGTTAATACCACGTCAAAATGATGTTCCCTTAATAAGTTCACAGCTTCCTGTCCTGAAAATGCAGTTTGCACTTCATACTCTTTTTTTTCTAAAAAGGTTTTAAGCATTTTGCAAAATGCAACATCATCTTCAACGATCAATAAATTAGGCATTCGGTATGTATTTAAAACGGAACTATAATACGTTATAAAGTTAAAACATTAAAATAAACAACTTAGTATAAGAATGGTAAATAAGTTGTAAGAGATTTAATAGATATTTATAGACTCTTTGAACTTCAATAACTTTTCTATATTTATTACATTAATTTACATTAAGGTCTGGTAAAGATTCAAGATCGCTAATGCTTCTAGAATCAAGAATCAAGACTAATCTTTATATTATTGAAAATCACCAACTATATTTGAACAAACTACTGTTGAAAAAGTAAAAAAGCAACCTTCAAATATCTTAAAATTTAGAATTACTTTATTTTACTAGGCTTTGTAAACTTTTATTTCAACTGGATAATAATGATAAATAAACTACATACTATATCAATTTCTAATATCCCTAATAATAGATTAAACTAAAACTATTTCCAATTAAAAAAGAGGCTCTGGGAATGAGCCTCTTTTTAGCACTAAACAACTCTATATCGCCTATAGTTGCAAAACGATATGCTTTTATACGCCTTGTGTTTACGATTTATCTTCTGATGAAATCCATTCACCGTCAGCGTTTATAAATAAAATTTTGGATTGGTTATTTTCGTTAATTAGGATGAGTTTGTAACTATTATCTTTGGCTATGTAAGCTTTTACGATCCGACTTGCCCCGTAGTCATTTACTACTGCGTTTTGTACCGCCATTGGCAAATCAACAATCTTTACTTCAACATATTCCTGAAACTCGTTTTGATAATCAAACTCATTATCGGTATTAGCATAAGCTAAATCTTCTTGTGCTATGACTCCCTGAGCCGATATAACACTTACTATTATTGCAATTATCATAGGTAACTTTATCATGGTTTTAAAAGTAGTATCTATCATACTGTTTAACATAATGTAATAACCGAGCCAATTTTCTTAACGCCCTACAATTCCATTTAATCTATTATAAATCAAATGATTACATTTTAAGGGAACATTCTCTATTTTGTTAATATGTGGAAAACCAAGTGTTTTTTGTGGAAATGATACTCACATGTATACAGATTACCAATCCGGTGACCTACGGTTTGCCTTTTTTAAAGCTTGCGTTTTTTTATTCTGTAATCTTTTAAGTTGAGAAGTTTTGCTTGGTTTGGTTTTTTTACGCACTTTAGGAACTTGCAGAGAAGATTGTAGTAGCTTTATCAAACGATCGGTACAAATTTCTTTATTACGATGTTGACTCCGGGTCTGACTACAACTTAAAATTAGGTCCCCTTGATTGGATAACCGGGAAGCTAGTTTTGTCTGTAAGCGTAACTTTTCAGTATTAGTAAAAGCTTCGGATGCTTCTACGTTAAAATGTAATAAAATTTTAGAAGAAACCTTATTTACATGCTGTCCTCCTGCCCCGGAACTGCGAACTGCTTTTACTTTTATTTCTTCTAAAACTTTTTGTAAAAGCATAACTTTTTAATACTAAATAAAAATGTATTAGGTAAACAGCTTTACCTGATGTGCGGATTTTAATAAATCATTTACCGTTTTAACCGGGTTAAAGGTAGTTAAAGGCACTTCAACAAATACACTGATCCAATTGGACATTGCTCCATTCCAAAGCCCAGGTAGTTCAAGAGCTTTTAAAGTCTGTCCGTTTACTGACTTTCTAGTGATAAATCCTGCATCCGGGTCTACAAAATTCAGAAGATTAAACTTTTCTCCTTTATAATTACGTACCCCACATACTAAATCTACCGGATTAAAATGGGTAGAAGTACTCATAATATCACGTTGGCGACGATCTCTTTTATCAATCTGAGGCGTTTCTATGATCTGTAAAGTGGTACGGCCACTTTCCTGTTTGATCCAGAAAGGCCCTCCTCCCGGTTCACCTTCATTAATAACCATCCCACAAACTCGTATAGGTCGATTAAGGGATTCTTTTAAGAACTCCAATTTATATTGTTCTGAAAATTTATCGAAATCTAAAGGTAAGCGAACATTGAGCTGCTTGACCATAAATTCTTTAATATCCTTTAAGTCATGTTCTGAAGGAGGTTTTTGTTCGATGGCATTTAGAATCCTAAAAACCTCATCTTGTATTTCAATAAGTTTACCAGCAAGTATTTTTTTATAACCGGTTAATTCTTCCTGGTATTTACGCACTACTACATTATCAATATTTTTAATATAAATAATATCAGCATCCAGGTCATTTAAATTTTCTATTAAGGCACCGTGCCCCCCAGGTCTGAAAAGAATTGTACCGTCT from Aquimarina sp. ERC-38 includes these protein-coding regions:
- the arfB gene encoding alternative ribosome rescue aminoacyl-tRNA hydrolase ArfB encodes the protein MLLQKVLEEIKVKAVRSSGAGGQHVNKVSSKILLHFNVEASEAFTNTEKLRLQTKLASRLSNQGDLILSCSQTRSQHRNKEICTDRLIKLLQSSLQVPKVRKKTKPSKTSQLKRLQNKKTQALKKANRRSPDW
- the greA gene encoding transcription elongation factor GreA, encoding MSKVSYYTAEGLKKLRDEVNHLKDVERPKASQAIAEARDKGDLSENAEYDAAKEAQGLLEMRISKLEETLSGARLIDESQLDTSKVLIHSTVKIKNQTNGTEMTYKLVAQSEADLKTGKISVDSPIGKGLLGKSKGEVAEIQVPNGTMKFDVIEITR
- a CDS encoding TonB-dependent receptor, coding for MKYVLITVGVFLTLTSVRAQEQSQDSIPKEAEKLDEVLVKSVRVSADAPITHSNVSKEELAERNLGQDIPILLNYLPGVVTASDAGAGVGYTYIRVRGSDASRVNVTLNGIPFNDAESQGTFWVNLPDFASSIENLQLQRGVGTSTNGSGAFGASLNLLTDAFSNKAYGEISNSFGSFNTRRHNVKFSTGLLNDHVEIAGRLSAIASDGYIDRASSDLKSYFLQGSYVDDHTLIKAIAFGGHEITYQSWFGIDEERLNSNRTFNPAGQYTDENGENQFYDNEVDNYKQDHYQLHWNEQISTYWSTNLSLNYTYGRGFFEQYREDESFEDYGFTPIELGNEIINTTDLIRRRWLDNDFYVVNATANYNARNLDVNFGAFYSLYDGDHFGEVIWAQNAGGSEIRDRYYFGNGTKKEFTTFAKVSYTLNNTWIGFLDLQGRFINYETSGETSDLVPLTVDENYDFFNPKVGLTYKVSNQHQLYTSFAVAHREPRRSDFENGISKAERLSDVELGWRFQQKENSVNANLYGMFYKDQLVLTGALDDVGAPIRSSVGDSYRLGLEIEANLQLFDKVTLRPNVSVSQNKNQNFVASIDGELRDLGETNISYSPNLVAGNALIYQPFSFLQLGLFSKIVGEQYMGNIDSDVSKLDSFFTNDLNIIAEIKNIPVFESIVLTGLINNIFDVDYISNGFFFTFDDDFSNPGTVVTQERAGFYPQAGINFLVGATLRF
- a CDS encoding Rieske (2Fe-2S) protein — translated: MYQSLFNFFRNYRIHFTLGAALLFTVVGMVSCADDDRVENPFLSDVQVNFTANLNLPQFSQLKFDNNTVEVSTDGIGIRGLIIHRVTENLFLAYERSDPNHSPNECSALMIEGNEVTCPCDSDDNRYNLITGQPVSGGGQYGLKPYRIEKTGNTLVISN
- a CDS encoding ATP-binding protein — encoded protein: MENTKRSVTYKIIAGYSLATILAFIAFWVIYNQITDYAEINNVSDDNSKKLILVGEATTSLYEAESLTRNIIQTSDIERFENYRNKVNSIISTIDRISELSFDTLQIKKMDSIKLLIDNKNQNFASLIDIYRERKNRDLQQNVIDQLKKTSEEYGNYRDLDKRFNKYTRDKKRALKRILELSKEDNAKRLTNQTLDSVANRFYKALAQIEAKERQYENKIEAKEDELLKNDQIITKQLRDLMTGIELNVRKEYNERLSKSRKILNRTSNFFVIFIAISLVIALIFLILITTDVSKSQKFRNELEAEKNYTEKLLKTRESLINTVTHDLRSPLNTVIGYSDLLEKTGLTTKQTHYLNHLKRSSDYMLHLVNDLLDLSKLEAGRMNIEQLPFLPKKLIDDTVSANIPAEDKKHLRITLDIKEELDRSYQSDPFRIKQVLTNLINNAYKFTETGTIRILGYLEEKELGRQHLVIVVQDTGIGITEKQQQHIFQEFAQGDNSTEKKFGGFGLGLAITKKIIDLLGGSIILQSTPGDGSTFTVSIPVIPSLENIPVTEAVTVEEEAFQFNNQKVLLIDDDPAQLSLTQEVITLAGLQYDSCINGKEAVQLIQEKSYDLILTDIQMPIMDGFEFLAFIKQYYTKDQMPPIIALSGRTDIDREDYIKEGFTNSLRKPYAPADLLEAIATILPIRKPNITNDPVNLGTSNELFSLEDIEIFAQGDKESFYAILDTFVEGTTDNLAEFSEAIQNQDKKKIKSLAHKMLPMFRQIKAFTIIPKLETLEDPNRSISDKEISLLPTELIKPIEALISELKVI
- a CDS encoding sigma-54-dependent transcriptional regulator, with the protein product MPNLLIVEDDVAFCKMLKTFLEKKEYEVQTAFSGQEAVNLLREHHFDVVLTDVRLPDKDGIALLEDIHKKDKNTQVIVMTGYAEINMAVNAIKQGAFDYIAKPFNPDTILDTIQKALAVPLINTTSATTEPSIPNKKGTLSSSKKKSTTVTTTVSSSFVKGISDASKKLNEYIDLVAPTKMSVLIIGDSGTGKEYVASNIHKRSKRENQPFVPVDCGAIPKEIASSEFFGHVKGSFTGAVNDKVGHFEAANGGTLFLDEIGNLSYELQVQLLRALQERKIKPVGSNKEIEVDIRVIAATNEDLSAAVKEGEFREDLYHRLNEFSIKVPPLRERTEDLMLFANHFLENANEELDKNIVGFADEVLEAFKKYEWPGNLRELKNIVKRSVLLSQNELISLTVLPQDIAYASTKSNQTYGLFKNHNEQELILEALEKANGNKAKAARMLSIDRKTLYNKLKQYDISL